The genomic DNA ACAAGTGATCGTAGTTGTAGCCGAAATTGACGAACAGCTTGTCCTTGGGTTCCCAGAGTGTTGAAAACGAGATGGCGCGATAATCCGAATCGTTTTCGACGAATTGCGTGGGGTTGGTGCGATCCGTCGTTGACACTGTTCCGGTGAACGAAAGTTTGTCAGTCGCCAGATAGCTCAAGCGCGCCCGCACGCGTTGGAAATCCATCGGCGAGACCCGCACAAACACGTTGTCGGCTTGTCCCTTCTCGTAATCAAAGAAAAGGTTGAACCGATCTACCGGGCGTATGCGAATGCTGCCGATGGCGGTATTGGTGTTTTGCGTGTCGGACTCAGCGCCCGTGAGGTCGCTGGTTGCGACGTCGCGATGCGTGGTGCGCCAGCCGATATTGGCTGACAGCTTCCGGCCTCTGGAGTACTGCAAATCCAGCGTGTTCCAGTAAGACGACAAGTCAATGACACGCGTACAGAAAAAACCTGTCGGCACCGCGAGCGTACAGGGCGCGAAGGCGCTCGTCGTCGTGGTGGTGATCGGCCCGGTACCGGTTTGCGTTTGGGTAATCCGGCTGTTGATGCCTTCGCCAGTGATCGTGTAATTGGAAACCCGGAACGTGTTGTTCAGCGTCAGATTGTCAGTCAGGTCGAGCGAAAGGGCCGCGTCGAAACTCGAACTGGGGCGTTTGGCCTTGCTGTTCCCAACGTATTGTTGAATCAACGTGCGCTGATTCGCCGTGGTTGTCGTACCCGTCAGCCGTTCAATCAAAAAGCCCCGCAACAATTCCTGCCCATACATCCCGCGCGCGACCACATGGACGCGTTTGGCGAACGAACCGCGCAAACTGGCGCGGCTGATCGAGGCGTGCGAATCCGTCGGTTCGGGGCGCGTGAACGTCGTCACGGTTGAGAGGTCGTTCGGGTTGACGACCCCGGGATTGCTCCCGCCCGGCCAGGCATAAGAGGTGTCCCACTTATAGGCGCGGAACATTTCTTCAGCCGAAAAATCCCAGCCGCGATAGGTCGCGTCAATACCCAGCCGATAATCATTCGATTCCCAGCGGCGCTCGCCGGGAATCGGGAAGATGTCGCTGCTGTAGCTGGTCGTAATCGTTGAAAAGCCCTTCGCCATCGAACGGTTGTAACCCATGTTGATGCGCACCGCGCGTTGCGGGAACAGTTTCAAATTGAAGTCTGACATCTGTTGCCGCGTGTCAATGTTGTGCGCATTCAACGAAAAGTTCGGCAGGTAGCGGTAATAGTTCAGCCGCCGCACCGAAGCGTCAAATTTATAGAGACGCTTTTTATCAATGCGGAAGTTGAAAGTTTGCTGCGGGTCACCGCCCAGGCCGGTGGCGTCGGCGTGCATGAAGTCATACAACGGCCCCGCGCCCGTCACCGAACGCGAATCGAGCGAATACTCAAACAGGCGCACCCCGTCGCGGATGTCTACATCCGAAAGGAATTTCGCCCGGCTGCCCTTCACATCGGTTGAACGGTAGCCGAATTCGAGCGAAGAGGTCACCGAATAGTCGCCCATCATGCGGCCTGTTTTCGGCTGCTCGACCTTTTCGCCTTTTTTCAAGGCATTGGTGGCGCGTTGCAATTCATCCACGCGCTCTTGAACCTGCTGGCTGCTCTCGGCTTTTTCGACGGTGGCCTGGGCCAGCACTGTCCAGGCGTTGAGCGCGAACGCCAACGCCAGCAGCGCTACTTTGAAGCCCAAACGGTTCAGCCAGACCGGGTGTAATAACTGATTTGATTTTCTAGTGTTCATGTTCTTCCTCCGCTGCATTGGTAAAACAGACTTGTGTACGTTCTACCGGTTGGCCTTACCGCCTCAAGAATGGGTCTATATTCGACCCGTGAATCATGAAATGGCAGTTGGTGCAATTCTGTATGCGCAACTGGGTGATGTCGTGGAAGGACGGCGTGGGTGGCCCCAGTCCTGTGCCTTCTTCGGGCAGACCCGGCGTATTGGAATGGCATTCCAAACAGAGGAAGCGAATCTCGCTGCGTTTGAGCAATTTCGGATTGGTCGAGCCGTGCGGCGTATGGCACGCCTGGCAGCCTTCGACCTTGATCGGCGCATGCTCAAAGGCAAACGGTCCAGCTTTATCGGTGTGGCACTTCAGACAGGAGTTGTCCCCGCCTGCCCATGACCGCAATTGTTTGGCCTGGAAACCGCCGTGCTGGTTGTGGCAGTCAGAGCATTTGATCGCGCCTTCCGGTACTTTGTGGTGGAAGGGACGCGCAAAGGCGGCCTTCTGATCCTGGTGGCATTTATAGCAGCCATTCGGTTGGTCATCGCGCAGCAGGAATTCCGTCCGTTTCGGCGAATGAGAGGAATGGCAATCAATACAAGTAACGCCGTGGCGGCCATGCTCGCTGCGGCGATAATTGAACCGTTCCTCGCTGCGGCCTTGCGAACCTTCATGGCACTTCAGGCAAGAGGCCGAAGCCGCCGCCGGAGAAAGCTTATCCAGCGCCACCATTTGGGCGGCTTTGGCGCGGGTTTCATCCGATAACAGCGCGCTAGCTTCGGCTTCTTTGCCTTCTTTGTTCAGCTTTTGTACGGTTTGGTAATACTCGACGTGGGCTTTGGCGCCACCGTGACAGGCCTCGCAACCCATCGCTTCAGGTTTGCCATTCGGTGTGATGGTCTTGCGATGCGCTGTCGTCTGGTAATGCGCCGCCTGGTTGGTGTGGCATTCCGCGCAGGATGAACTACCGACGTATTCTTCAGGGTTCGTTGAGAAAGGTAGTGTCGCAGCTTCAACGCTGCCCGCGTTGACGGTCGCTGTGGCGACGGGTTGGGGTGATTTTGAACCTCGGATGAAGGTCACCAACTTGGATGACAAGAATGGCAGCGAAACCGAGGTCGAGAATAGCAACACAAGCGCGAGTTTGAGAATTCGCATAATCTCTCCTAGCTGTTTGCTTGAAAATCGCACGGGTGAATCCGTGACCGCCGCCCGAAATTATCGGGCGGCGGATTTGGTTAGCGCGTCAGTCGCAGGTAAATCCCCAGGGTATTCGCATCGTGTCCGGAATAACGCGAATCCAGTAAAAGAAAACGCCGCCCGTCCTGTGATGCCGGAAGCGCATCATTCGGATAGGGGGACAGCCCGTCCCAGGCGTAATCATTCAGGCGATAGGGTTCATAGAGATACCGCACGCCTAGCGCCACCTGGGGTGTGAATTGGTAACTCAAATCAAGATTGACTTCCTGGAAGCGCGTCTTGGCGTCCGGGAACGGGAAAGCCGTGGCATTGAGCGCGCTGCCGGCGAGCGGCGTACCGGGGTTGACCGTATTCAGCCGGGTGTTGCCGAAAGCCAGCGCGTAATGCAGGTCAAGGAAAAGCTTCTCTTTTGCCAGGTAAGTCGTGACGCCCGCGCCAAAACTATCCACCACGTCACGCTCATCACGATTCCAGCGATTGTTGAGATCGAAGGGCACCGCCGTTTTCGCGATTTGATTCAACGAAGAGCTATAACGGTCGCGTGAGTAGTTGGCATAAAGGGTGGTGTTCTCCAGTGCGGTGTAGAGCAAATCCACGCTCCCGCCGCCTTGCACATATTTCGTCAGCCCAAAGAAATTCTGATCGAAATCATCACCGCGATAACTGAAGGTGCCTGCAATGCCGAGTTCCGGTTTGACGTGATATTGCCATTGCATATTCACGTTCTGGCGCAGCCGTTTGGATTGGTCGAACAGTCGCAATAACTTGTATTCGAGCACGCCCGGATCGTAGGTTTGCGGCGTGCGGTCGGAATAGTGGTAATCAAGCTTGCCCGAAAGAGCGTTACTGTGCCGGTAGGAAATTTCTGTTCCGACACTGTGCTCGTTCGTGCGCCCGGCTTGCCGGTTGCGCCGGTTCCAGCCTTCCCATTTGTAATCGAAGCGCCAGTTCACCGGCTTCGCCAGGTTCCAGGTGGCCTCTGCCGTCGCGGTTTGCCGCCGGAAGGTGAGTGGCTCGTTTTCAATCAGCTTACCGTTGATGTTAGGACGCCAGTACGATTCGCCAAACGCCGCATAGCCGGGGAAGAGAATCTCTGGCGTCTGGTTGTCGTTGAGATAAGAACGGTAATGCAGATTGGCCGTCCACCGCTTGCTCAGTTGCGTGGCAAAGACGTGGTCTTGCGTGAAGATGTCCACCGCGCCTTCCAAACTCGGACGCGGCAGCGCCTTCGTATCAGTGATGGAGGTGCCAGCGGGCAGCCCCGTGGCGACAACGGCACTGTTCAAGGTGTAAGGCACAAAGGCTTCATTCTGCCGCCAGAAGCTCCAACCCAAGGCACTCGCCCAGCGTGAGTTGTGCGGCAAGTCAACGAAACCTGAAACCAGGAAACTGTTCGATTGATTGTCCGGCGGCAGCGCAAAGATGCCGCGCGAAAACGCCGCGCGGTCAAACACGCCGCCCGAACCGGTCGCTTGCAAATCAGTCGCCCGGAATGGATTGTCGAACGTGAGCGAGGCGATGCGGTTGTCGAATTTCGAATACGTGTAATCGAAATTTACCGCCCATTTCGCGCGGGTATAAGACGTGCCCAGCGTGACTTGGTTGTGCCGGTAATTGACCTGTTCCGGCAATTCAGCCGCGATCACGCGGAAGGTATCGCCAGTGGCGATGCCGATGCGCTCGTAGCTGCCGGTGCCGAGCGGCTTTGAACCAAACTTGCGTTGGTTCATAAAACGCAGATGCGCGCTCCAATGCTCAGTTAGATGGACGCGCTGTTCGGCTTTCAGCGTTTGCCGTTTGACCTGCAAACTCACCAGCGGCGCGCTGGCCACGAAGCCGCGCACGGCTGCGGGTAAGTCGGCGTTGGGCGTGTTTTGCAGCGTCTGCTGAATTTGATCGGGAATCGTCAGCACCCCGGGCGTGGTCGAACTGTAGAGCGAACGCGCGCCGGCGGTGTAAAGGTGCGGCAATCCAGCCCATTCGACCGTCGTGCGGAAGTCGCCGTATTTGCCGAAATCGAGCAGATACCGTTGATCCAATTCACCCGGCCCGCGCCCGATAAAGCGGAAGAAGGCGGGCGAAGCTTCGGGGTTGGCCACCACTTTAAGACGGCGGAAAAGGAAGCCGTCGCGGACTTGCCGGAATTCCTCAAACTTCGACGGGCGCGCGCCGCTGACATTGGTGAATTGCCCGCCCAGTTCAAAGGTGTATTTCATCTGCTTAAAAAGACCAGGCGAATCCGGCCCTTGCTTGGTGGCGGTGGTCTTACTGGCCGGCTTGTCGGCTTTCTTGTCAGTCTTGCCAGCCTTGTCAGTCTCTTTGGCGCTCTCCTTTTTGGTTGTTGTGATGGTTGGATCGGACGCTTCAGCGAGCGTTTGTGCCGGAGCAGGCGCGGGCCAAAGCAGCAGAGTTGCAAGTAGTGCGTAAGAACATAATTTTATTTCCCGGATGATCTTCATAACTCCTCCTTTGGCTCCCGCCTAGCGTTGCAGATTGATGCCCGAAGGGTGATTCGAGCCATGAATTGCCGCATGGCAGGTCGCGCAGGAACGATTGAGCGCGAAGGCCGAGTTGGGCAGACCCGCCACGGTTTGGTGGCGTCCCTGAATATGGCATTGCTGGCACAGCATCGGCGCGCGCGCCACGAGCAAAGCTGTATTGTTCGAGCCGTGCGATTTGTGGCAGGTGGTGCAACCTTCACGCACGGGCGAATGTTCGTACAGGAACGGGCCACGTTTCTCGGCGTGGCACTGGTAGCAGGTCTCGTTGATGCTGCCGGTGCGCATCATCTTCTCGCCGATAGAGCCGTGTGCTTCGTGGCAGGCCGAGCAACTCTGTTGATGCTCG from Acidobacteriota bacterium includes the following:
- a CDS encoding DmsE family decaheme c-type cytochrome, encoding MRILKLALVLLFSTSVSLPFLSSKLVTFIRGSKSPQPVATATVNAGSVEAATLPFSTNPEEYVGSSSCAECHTNQAAHYQTTAHRKTITPNGKPEAMGCEACHGGAKAHVEYYQTVQKLNKEGKEAEASALLSDETRAKAAQMVALDKLSPAAASASCLKCHEGSQGRSEERFNYRRSEHGRHGVTCIDCHSSHSPKRTEFLLRDDQPNGCYKCHQDQKAAFARPFHHKVPEGAIKCSDCHNQHGGFQAKQLRSWAGGDNSCLKCHTDKAGPFAFEHAPIKVEGCQACHTPHGSTNPKLLKRSEIRFLCLECHSNTPGLPEEGTGLGPPTPSFHDITQLRIQNCTNCHFMIHGSNIDPFLRR
- a CDS encoding MtrB/PioB family decaheme-associated outer membrane protein, encoding MKIIREIKLCSYALLATLLLWPAPAPAQTLAEASDPTITTTKKESAKETDKAGKTDKKADKPASKTTATKQGPDSPGLFKQMKYTFELGGQFTNVSGARPSKFEEFRQVRDGFLFRRLKVVANPEASPAFFRFIGRGPGELDQRYLLDFGKYGDFRTTVEWAGLPHLYTAGARSLYSSTTPGVLTIPDQIQQTLQNTPNADLPAAVRGFVASAPLVSLQVKRQTLKAEQRVHLTEHWSAHLRFMNQRKFGSKPLGTGSYERIGIATGDTFRVIAAELPEQVNYRHNQVTLGTSYTRAKWAVNFDYTYSKFDNRIASLTFDNPFRATDLQATGSGGVFDRAAFSRGIFALPPDNQSNSFLVSGFVDLPHNSRWASALGWSFWRQNEAFVPYTLNSAVVATGLPAGTSITDTKALPRPSLEGAVDIFTQDHVFATQLSKRWTANLHYRSYLNDNQTPEILFPGYAAFGESYWRPNINGKLIENEPLTFRRQTATAEATWNLAKPVNWRFDYKWEGWNRRNRQAGRTNEHSVGTEISYRHSNALSGKLDYHYSDRTPQTYDPGVLEYKLLRLFDQSKRLRQNVNMQWQYHVKPELGIAGTFSYRGDDFDQNFFGLTKYVQGGGSVDLLYTALENTTLYANYSRDRYSSSLNQIAKTAVPFDLNNRWNRDERDVVDSFGAGVTTYLAKEKLFLDLHYALAFGNTRLNTVNPGTPLAGSALNATAFPFPDAKTRFQEVNLDLSYQFTPQVALGVRYLYEPYRLNDYAWDGLSPYPNDALPASQDGRRFLLLDSRYSGHDANTLGIYLRLTR